The Hyphomicrobium sp. 99 genome contains the following window.
GGCGAGTTATCGATAAAGTCAGGAACACCAGCCCATGGCGGCCGGGTGATCGTCGGTGGCCACGACAATCTGACCCTCATTCGCTCCGGCGAAGACTGGAGTTTCACTGAAGGCGAAGAGCGCCGTACATGGTTCGAAGACATCGAGCCCGTTCTCCACGAAGGCATGAACTTTTTGCGCGACGATGGCCTCGAGGTCGGCTGCTATTGCAACCGCTATGTCCACCACATGGATGAGAATGGGAATCTTCAGGAGAAGGGCTTCGGCTACAGTCTTTGGAAATCGGTATCCGCTCTCGAGACATGGGGAGCGTCACATCACACGCATCTACAGATTTTCGTAACGTTCAATCGTCTCGCCAAAAAGTTCAAGAACCTGACCCTCTATCATGAGGTCTCAGTGTTCGATGCCGCAAACCAGTATTACGAATATATCAACTGCCATCCGAAAACTGGATTGTTGCGCGCCGTATGACAGCGAGACCGGTGGCGCAGCGAAGCGCCACCGGTCTTCAATTCCTCTAAGCAACATCCGGCGATTGGTGTCATCGCATGCGAGGCATGACGTCCGACGTTCTCGATCGCAATCTCGAACCCGAGAGGACTAAACTCTCTCCCGCGACACAGCACGAATGGTAATTGAGCGTAGCTGGGAGATTGAAATGGATGATCGAGCCGTGCGCGCGGCGCTGGAGCGCCATTGGAATGCTTCGGACGCAAACGAATTCGAAGTCGAACATGAAATTTACCGCGACGATGCTGTGCTTGATTATCCGCAATCGGGCGAGAGAATCCGCGGCCGGCACAACATCCAAGAGAGCCGACGCGTACAGCCAAACAAGAAGCGTTTTACAGTCCAGCGAATTATCGGCGGCGGCAATCTCTGGGTCACTGAGTTCATACTTACCTATGACGCCAAACCAACTTATGCAGTGAGCATCATGGAATTTCGCGACGGACTGGTGGCCGCCGAAACGCAATATTTCGCAGAACCGTTTGCCCCCGGCCCCTCGCGCACGCATCTTGTTGAGCGAATGGGCGAAACCACTTAGGCGCGCCCATTTCCTTCACG
Protein-coding sequences here:
- a CDS encoding nuclear transport factor 2 family protein, whose amino-acid sequence is MDDRAVRAALERHWNASDANEFEVEHEIYRDDAVLDYPQSGERIRGRHNIQESRRVQPNKKRFTVQRIIGGGNLWVTEFILTYDAKPTYAVSIMEFRDGLVAAETQYFAEPFAPGPSRTHLVERMGETT
- a CDS encoding phenylacetaldoxime dehydratase family protein, whose protein sequence is MSYFGVQSKGDENKGRACAAFQKILESFKQPDGPARHDLVQFVDGDGYLNLIAVGYWIDPVPFEKWNESPVIKDWWASDERLKEGVGYFREILHPRMEQFETIFTHEHGPFEGVSILFPEMSDPIIEHGYWGSMRDRLPLSQTSVMDPEGELSIKSGTPAHGGRVIVGGHDNLTLIRSGEDWSFTEGEERRTWFEDIEPVLHEGMNFLRDDGLEVGCYCNRYVHHMDENGNLQEKGFGYSLWKSVSALETWGASHHTHLQIFVTFNRLAKKFKNLTLYHEVSVFDAANQYYEYINCHPKTGLLRAV